The following proteins come from a genomic window of Micromonospora echinofusca:
- a CDS encoding ABC transporter permease encodes MTVEAPTVPDRTRAAATTGPRRNRWPRLTRIGLSILSVLLGVLIWDLVSRNYTAFFLPSPRLTLDGAVELVRDGTLWDSVSASSTRILTGWLLGVLVGVPMGLLMGCIPWLRLMLDPYIQFFRFVPPIAFVTLAIIWLGPGEASKVALIFYTTVFIVALNTLAGVLSVNEIRMRAARALGAGPVRSLVSVVLPSTVPHVVTGARLAMGNSFLTIVSAEIVAAQSGLGSLIWTARNYAKTEWVFVGIIALGLLGYLFDWILRLVTGRTLRRYGVTF; translated from the coding sequence ATGACCGTCGAGGCACCCACCGTCCCCGACCGCACCCGGGCGGCGGCCACGACCGGCCCCCGCCGCAACCGCTGGCCCCGGCTGACCCGCATCGGGCTGTCGATCCTGTCGGTGCTGCTCGGCGTGCTGATCTGGGACCTGGTCAGCCGCAACTACACCGCCTTCTTCCTGCCCTCGCCACGGCTCACCCTCGACGGCGCGGTCGAACTCGTCCGCGACGGAACCCTGTGGGACTCGGTCAGCGCGTCCTCGACCCGCATCCTCACCGGCTGGCTGCTCGGCGTGCTCGTCGGCGTACCGATGGGTCTGCTGATGGGCTGCATCCCCTGGCTGCGGCTGATGCTCGACCCGTACATCCAGTTCTTCCGCTTCGTGCCGCCGATCGCCTTCGTCACCCTGGCGATCATCTGGCTCGGGCCGGGGGAGGCGTCGAAGGTGGCGCTGATCTTCTACACCACCGTCTTCATCGTCGCCCTCAACACCCTGGCCGGGGTGCTGTCGGTCAACGAGATCCGGATGCGCGCGGCCCGGGCGCTCGGCGCCGGCCCCGTACGCAGCCTCGTCTCGGTCGTGCTGCCGTCGACGGTGCCGCACGTGGTCACCGGGGCCCGGCTGGCGATGGGCAACTCGTTCCTGACGATCGTCTCCGCCGAGATCGTCGCCGCCCAGAGCGGCCTCGGCTCGCTGATCTGGACGGCCCGCAACTACGCCAAGACCGAGTGGGTCTTCGTGGGCATCATCGCCCTGGGCCTGCTCGGCTACCTCTTCGACTGGATCCTGCGGCTGGTCACGGGACGGACCCTGCGCCGCTACGGCGTGACGTTCTAG
- a CDS encoding hydantoinase/oxoprolinase family protein, which translates to MLCIGVDIGGTFTDVIVYEPATARLAEAKTLSTPHDPAAAIFEGLAKLGVSLDTVDRFVHGTTRVTNALLEGSGEPVAVLATEGFRDVLEMGLGHRPRLYSVKESARPPLVARRHRHVLRERIAADGSVVRPLDADELDEVLDRVAAAGPRAVAVCLLHSYRNPAHERAAARRLAERHPGLVCTVSSDVVPEQGEYERFATTVLNASVRATVADYLRGLGDALADGGYAHPLSIMTSSGGVVSTDEAGRLPINLALSGPAGGVAASVHVASLAGYPNVITCDIGGTSTDVCLIKNGTPLMTNDGKIAGYPNRTFQVEINTIGAGGGSIAWRDLGGELRVGPRSAGSTPGPAAYGRGGTEPTTTDAHLLVGHLDPGESLGGEVPLDPDAARAALAGLAGTFGLDELELARGILTLATVKMTSAIKEISVACGHDPRDFVLMPFGGAGPMHATDLADELGIRRVLVPPVPGNFSALGFVTAQARHDYVRTVLVPADGDGLAAARAALADLRDAALAQLKAEDGVEPDEVSFGLSVGMRFRGQSFDLAVALPELPATADELVAAFHAAYAERYAYTRSDHPAEIVNCRLTAFGPRPAVRFAAPTGGPAQPGTTRLYRTGGWVEASVWRRADLGPDSVVAGPAVVRENGSTTVVGGGWTATVDDHGNLLLTKE; encoded by the coding sequence ATGCTCTGCATCGGCGTCGACATCGGTGGCACCTTCACCGACGTCATCGTCTACGAGCCGGCCACCGCCCGGCTCGCCGAGGCCAAGACCCTCTCCACCCCGCACGACCCCGCGGCGGCGATCTTCGAGGGACTGGCCAAGCTCGGCGTCAGCCTGGACACCGTCGACCGGTTCGTGCACGGCACCACCCGGGTCACCAACGCGCTGCTCGAAGGCTCCGGCGAGCCGGTGGCCGTACTGGCGACCGAGGGCTTCCGGGACGTGCTGGAGATGGGCCTCGGGCACCGGCCCCGCCTCTACAGCGTCAAGGAGAGCGCCCGGCCGCCGCTCGTCGCGCGCCGGCACCGGCACGTGCTGCGCGAGCGCATCGCCGCCGACGGCAGCGTCGTACGGCCGCTGGACGCCGACGAGCTGGACGAGGTACTCGACCGGGTGGCCGCCGCCGGGCCCCGGGCGGTGGCGGTCTGCCTGCTGCACTCGTACCGCAATCCCGCGCACGAGCGGGCCGCGGCGCGGCGGCTGGCGGAGCGGCACCCCGGCCTGGTCTGCACCGTCTCCTCCGACGTGGTGCCGGAGCAGGGCGAGTACGAGCGCTTCGCCACCACCGTGCTCAACGCCAGCGTGCGGGCGACCGTCGCCGACTACCTGCGCGGGCTCGGTGACGCCCTCGCCGACGGCGGATACGCCCACCCCCTGTCGATCATGACGAGCAGCGGCGGTGTCGTCTCCACCGACGAGGCCGGGCGGCTGCCGATCAACCTGGCCCTCTCCGGGCCCGCCGGCGGGGTCGCCGCCAGCGTGCACGTGGCCTCGCTCGCCGGCTATCCGAACGTCATCACCTGCGACATCGGCGGCACCAGCACGGACGTCTGCCTGATCAAGAACGGCACCCCGTTGATGACCAACGACGGGAAGATCGCCGGCTACCCGAACCGCACCTTCCAGGTCGAGATCAACACCATCGGCGCCGGCGGCGGCTCGATCGCCTGGCGCGACCTGGGCGGGGAGCTGCGCGTCGGGCCGCGCAGCGCCGGCTCCACCCCCGGCCCGGCCGCCTACGGTCGGGGCGGCACCGAGCCGACCACCACCGACGCGCACCTGCTCGTCGGCCACCTCGACCCGGGCGAGAGCCTGGGCGGGGAGGTGCCGCTCGACCCCGACGCCGCCCGCGCCGCCCTGGCCGGGCTGGCCGGCACGTTCGGTCTCGACGAGCTGGAGCTGGCGCGCGGCATCCTGACGCTCGCCACGGTCAAGATGACCAGCGCCATCAAGGAGATCTCCGTGGCGTGCGGCCACGACCCGCGCGACTTCGTGCTGATGCCCTTCGGGGGCGCCGGCCCGATGCACGCCACCGACCTCGCCGACGAGCTCGGCATCCGCCGGGTCCTCGTACCGCCGGTGCCGGGCAACTTCTCCGCGCTCGGCTTCGTCACCGCCCAGGCCCGCCACGACTACGTGCGTACCGTCCTGGTGCCGGCCGACGGCGACGGCCTGGCGGCGGCCCGGGCGGCCCTGGCCGACCTGCGCGACGCCGCCCTGGCCCAGCTCAAGGCCGAGGACGGCGTCGAGCCGGACGAGGTCAGCTTCGGCCTCTCGGTCGGCATGCGGTTCCGGGGGCAGAGCTTCGACCTCGCCGTCGCCCTGCCCGAGCTGCCGGCCACGGCCGACGAACTGGTGGCGGCCTTCCACGCCGCCTACGCCGAGCGCTACGCGTACACCCGCTCCGACCACCCCGCCGAGATCGTCAACTGCCGGCTCACCGCCTTCGGGCCACGCCCGGCCGTACGCTTCGCCGCCCCGACCGGCGGCCCGGCGCAGCCCGGCACGACCCGCCTCTACCGCACCGGCGGCTGGGTCGAGGCCAGCGTGTGGCGCCGCGCCGACCTGGGCCCCGACTCCGTCGTCGCCGGCCCCGCCGTCGTGCGGGAGAACGGCAGCACCACCGTCGTCGGCGGCGGCTGGACCGCCACGGTCGACGACCACGGAAACCTGCTGCTGACCAAGGAGTGA